A stretch of the Neisseria sp. DTU_2020_1000833_1_SI_GRL_NUU_006 genome encodes the following:
- a CDS encoding Tfp pilus assembly protein FimT/FimU, with product MYAQQKGFTLIELLVVIAITAIMATIALPNMSEWIASRRAASQAEQVANLLRFARAEAVRLNLPVYVCPVKVRKHGLADGTCDSSQKSSGLLAYADTNRDVAYKNDTSDISLRSIVLNGTDPAKVSHTFQHVAFGKDNADDGEAVFWSFMPNGTFGYTASKTLDKSTTFKYADGYIKISMTDSAATTEETKKSRASIVLIDSSGRVEICAKSDSRPLCQYSESQSPEPKK from the coding sequence ATGTACGCACAACAAAAAGGTTTTACCTTAATCGAATTGTTGGTCGTGATCGCTATTACCGCCATCATGGCCACTATCGCCCTTCCCAATATGAGCGAATGGATTGCCTCCCGCCGCGCTGCCAGTCAGGCAGAGCAGGTGGCAAACCTCTTGCGCTTTGCAAGAGCCGAAGCAGTCCGCCTCAATCTCCCTGTCTATGTCTGTCCCGTAAAAGTTAGAAAACACGGCTTGGCTGACGGCACATGCGATAGCAGCCAAAAAAGCAGCGGCTTGCTCGCCTATGCCGATACAAATCGGGACGTAGCCTATAAAAATGACACAAGTGATATTTCTTTGCGCTCCATAGTCCTCAACGGTACCGACCCTGCCAAAGTTTCCCATACATTCCAACACGTCGCATTTGGAAAAGATAATGCTGATGACGGTGAGGCCGTATTCTGGTCATTTATGCCCAACGGTACATTCGGATACACCGCCTCTAAAACACTGGATAAATCAACAACTTTCAAATACGCCGACGGCTACATCAAAATCAGCATGACCGATTCCGCCGCAACGACCGAAGAAACCAAAAAATCCCGCGCCAGTATCGTCCTTATCGACAGCAGCGGTCGCGTCGAAATCTGCGCCAAATCAGATTCGCGACCCCTTTGCCAATATTCAGAATCTCAAAGTCCCGAACCCAAAAAATAA
- the dnaB gene encoding replicative DNA helicase, with protein sequence MNDYPDTSSEDREVSALSLPPHSMEAEQSVLGGLLLENSAWDRIADVVTGEDFYRHEHRLIFRAIANLINESRPADVITVQESLERNEELEAAGGFNYLITLAQNTPSAANIRRYAEIVRERSIMRQLAEVGTEIARSAYNPQGRDAGQLLDEAENKVFQIAESTAKSKQGFLEMPALLKEVVERIDMLYSRDNPDEVTGVSTGFIDLDKKTSGLQPGDLIIVAGRPSMGKTAFSINIAEHVAVEGKLPVAVFSMEMGGAQLVMRMLGSVGRLDQNVLKTGRLEDEHWGRLNEAVVKLSDAPMYIDETPGLTALELRARARRLARQFNGKLGLIVIDYLQLMAGSGRSDNRASELGEISRSLKALAKELQVPVIALSQLSRTVEQRTDKRPMMSDLRESGAIEQDADLIMFMYRDEYYNQESPMKGIAECIIGKHRNGPVGKVFLTWMGQFTKFDNAAYIPESALMED encoded by the coding sequence ATGAACGATTATCCCGATACGTCGTCTGAAGACCGCGAAGTCAGCGCGTTGTCGCTGCCGCCGCATTCTATGGAGGCGGAGCAATCCGTTTTGGGCGGTCTTTTGCTCGAGAATTCGGCTTGGGACAGAATCGCCGATGTGGTTACCGGTGAAGACTTCTACCGACACGAACACCGCCTGATTTTCCGCGCCATCGCCAATCTGATTAACGAAAGCCGTCCTGCCGACGTGATTACCGTTCAGGAAAGTTTGGAGCGTAACGAAGAATTGGAGGCGGCGGGCGGATTCAATTACCTGATTACTTTGGCGCAAAACACGCCGTCCGCTGCGAATATCCGCCGCTATGCCGAAATCGTGCGCGAGCGTTCCATCATGCGCCAACTTGCCGAAGTCGGTACCGAAATCGCCCGTAGCGCCTACAATCCGCAAGGCAGGGATGCGGGGCAGCTTTTGGATGAAGCGGAAAACAAGGTGTTCCAAATTGCGGAAAGTACGGCTAAATCCAAACAGGGCTTTCTCGAAATGCCTGCGCTTTTGAAGGAAGTAGTCGAGCGCATCGACATGCTTTATTCCCGCGATAATCCTGATGAAGTGACCGGCGTGTCGACAGGGTTTATCGACTTGGATAAAAAAACCTCAGGTCTCCAGCCCGGCGATTTGATTATCGTAGCGGGTCGTCCGTCTATGGGTAAAACTGCTTTTTCGATCAATATTGCGGAACACGTTGCCGTAGAGGGCAAGCTGCCTGTCGCCGTATTCTCTATGGAGATGGGCGGCGCGCAACTGGTGATGCGTATGCTGGGTTCGGTGGGCAGGCTTGACCAAAATGTTTTAAAAACAGGTAGATTGGAAGATGAACACTGGGGTCGTCTGAATGAAGCTGTGGTCAAGCTTTCCGATGCGCCTATGTATATTGACGAAACACCGGGCTTGACTGCGCTCGAACTGCGCGCCCGCGCCCGCCGCCTTGCACGCCAGTTCAACGGAAAATTGGGCTTGATCGTGATTGACTACCTGCAATTGATGGCAGGCTCAGGCCGTTCGGACAACCGCGCCTCAGAACTCGGTGAAATTTCGCGCTCCCTCAAAGCCTTGGCTAAGGAGTTGCAAGTTCCTGTTATTGCTTTGTCGCAGTTGAGCCGTACCGTAGAGCAGCGTACCGACAAGCGCCCGATGATGTCCGACTTGCGGGAATCCGGTGCCATCGAGCAGGACGCCGACTTGATTATGTTTATGTACCGAGACGAATACTATAACCAAGAATCCCCCATGAAAGGCATCGCAGAATGTATTATCGGCAAACACCGTAACGGTCCCGTCGGGAAAGTATTCCTTACTTGGATGGGGCAATTTACCAAATTCGATAATGCAGCCTACATACCCGAATCCGCATTGATGGAAGATTGA
- a CDS encoding superoxide dismutase yields the protein MEHKLPQLPYELDALSPHLSKETLEYHYGKHHQTYITNLNNQIKGTEFENLPLEEIVKKSSGGVFNNAAQTWNHTFYWLGFTPKGQGKPSGELAAAIDAKWGSFEKFQEAFNACAAGTFGSGWAWLVKTPAGELDLVSTSNAATPLTTENTPLLTCDVWEHAYYIDYRNSRPNYLKGFWEIVNWDEVAKRFAA from the coding sequence ATGGAACATAAGCTGCCACAACTGCCTTATGAACTGGACGCATTGTCCCCGCATCTGAGCAAAGAGACTTTGGAGTACCACTACGGCAAGCACCATCAAACCTACATCACCAATCTGAACAATCAAATCAAAGGTACCGAATTTGAAAACCTGCCTTTAGAAGAGATTGTGAAAAAATCTTCAGGCGGCGTGTTCAACAACGCAGCCCAAACTTGGAACCACACCTTCTACTGGCTGGGTTTTACGCCCAAAGGTCAAGGCAAACCTTCCGGCGAGCTGGCCGCCGCCATCGACGCCAAATGGGGCAGCTTCGAGAAATTCCAAGAAGCTTTCAATGCTTGCGCGGCAGGCACTTTCGGTTCAGGTTGGGCATGGCTGGTGAAAACCCCTGCCGGCGAATTGGATTTGGTTTCCACTTCCAACGCGGCAACTCCGCTGACCACTGAAAACACTCCGCTGCTGACCTGCGACGTATGGGAACACGCCTACTACATCGACTACCGCAACAGCCGCCCCAACTACCTGAAAGGTTTCTGGGAAATCGTCAACTGGGACGAAGTTGCCAAACGCTTTGCTGCTTAA
- a CDS encoding ABC-F family ATPase gives MISTNGITMQFGAKPLFENVSVKFGEGNRYGLIGANGSGKSTFMKILGGDLEQTAGEVAIENGVRLGKLRQDQFAYEDMRVLDVVMMGHTEMWAAMTERDAIYANPEATEDDYMKAAELEAKFAEYDGYTAEARAAELLSGVGISEDLHNATMAEVAPGFKLRVLLAQALFSKPDVLLLDEPTNNLDINTIRWLEGVLNQYDSTMIIISHDRHFLNEVCTHMADLDYNTITIYPGNYDDYMLASAQSRERALKDNAKAKEKLQELQEFVARFSANKSKARQATSRLKQADKIKAEMVEVKPSTRQNPYIRFEADEKAKLHRQAVEVENLAKRFETQLFKNLSFILEAGQRLAIIGPNGAGKSTLLKLLAGVFNPEYAEGIAPDAGTIKWAEKANVGYYPQEHENDFDVDMNLSEWMRQWGQEGDDEQVIRGTLGRLLFGSNDVVKKVQVLSGGEKGRMLYGKLLLLKPNVLIMDEPTNHMDMESIESLNMALEKYNGTLIFVSHDRQFVSSLATQIIELDGKGGYEHYLGDYESYLEKKGLA, from the coding sequence ATGATTTCTACCAACGGCATTACCATGCAGTTCGGCGCGAAGCCGCTGTTTGAAAACGTATCCGTCAAGTTCGGCGAAGGCAACCGCTACGGCTTGATCGGCGCGAACGGTTCGGGCAAATCCACCTTCATGAAAATCCTCGGCGGCGATTTGGAACAGACTGCGGGCGAAGTGGCGATTGAAAACGGCGTGCGCTTGGGTAAGCTGCGCCAAGACCAGTTTGCCTACGAAGATATGCGCGTGCTGGACGTGGTGATGATGGGGCACACCGAAATGTGGGCGGCGATGACCGAACGCGACGCGATTTACGCCAACCCCGAAGCCACCGAAGACGACTACATGAAAGCCGCCGAACTGGAAGCCAAGTTCGCCGAATACGACGGCTACACCGCCGAAGCGCGCGCCGCCGAACTGTTGAGCGGCGTGGGCATTTCCGAAGATTTGCACAATGCGACCATGGCCGAAGTCGCCCCGGGCTTCAAGCTGCGCGTATTGCTGGCGCAAGCCCTGTTCTCCAAACCTGATGTTCTCTTGCTTGACGAACCGACCAATAACTTGGACATCAATACCATCCGCTGGCTGGAGGGTGTGTTGAACCAATACGACTCCACCATGATCATCATCTCGCACGACCGTCACTTCTTGAACGAAGTCTGCACCCACATGGCGGATTTAGACTACAACACCATCACCATCTATCCGGGCAACTACGACGACTACATGCTCGCCTCCGCCCAATCGCGCGAACGCGCCCTGAAAGACAACGCCAAGGCAAAAGAGAAACTGCAAGAGCTGCAAGAGTTCGTTGCCCGCTTCTCCGCCAACAAATCCAAAGCCCGTCAGGCAACCAGTCGTCTGAAACAGGCAGACAAAATCAAAGCCGAGATGGTCGAAGTCAAGCCTTCCACCCGTCAAAACCCGTATATCCGCTTTGAAGCCGATGAAAAAGCCAAGCTGCACCGTCAGGCGGTTGAAGTCGAAAATCTGGCCAAACGCTTTGAAACCCAGTTGTTCAAAAACCTGAGCTTCATCCTCGAAGCCGGCCAGCGCCTCGCCATCATCGGCCCCAACGGCGCGGGTAAATCCACCCTGCTGAAACTTCTCGCCGGCGTGTTTAATCCCGAATACGCTGAAGGCATCGCCCCCGATGCAGGCACCATCAAATGGGCGGAAAAAGCCAACGTTGGCTATTACCCTCAAGAGCATGAAAACGACTTCGATGTCGATATGAACCTGAGCGAATGGATGCGCCAATGGGGGCAGGAAGGCGACGACGAACAGGTCATCCGCGGTACTTTGGGGCGTTTGCTCTTCGGCAGCAACGATGTGGTGAAAAAAGTGCAGGTCCTCTCCGGCGGTGAAAAAGGCCGTATGCTCTACGGCAAACTCCTGTTGCTGAAACCCAATGTGCTGATTATGGACGAACCGACCAACCACATGGACATGGAAAGCATCGAATCGCTGAACATGGCGCTGGAGAAATACAACGGCACGCTGATTTTCGTATCGCACGACCGCCAATTCGTCTCCTCGCTCGCCACCCAGATCATCGAGCTGGACGGCAAAGGCGGCTACGAACACTATCTGGGCGATTACGAAAGTTATCTGGAGAAAAAAGGCTTGGCTTAA